From Chryseobacterium salivictor, a single genomic window includes:
- a CDS encoding UDP-glucose dehydrogenase family protein, whose amino-acid sequence MNITIVGTGYVGLVTGTTLAELGNTVYCVDIDAKKVARMKQGSVPIYEPGLEEMFLRNIQAQRLFFTTDIKEALDKSEVIYLALPTPPGEDGSADLSYVISVANQIGEMMTDYKVIVNKSTVPVGTADKVRETIAAKTKIPFDVVSNPEFLREGFAVEDSMNPARVIVGSESEKAQEVMAKIYQPFTNTGIPIIFMDEKSSELTKYAANSFLAVKITFMNEIANYCEKVGADVDKVRLGMGSDDRIGHRFLFPGIGYGGSCFPKDVKALIKSGKQEGFDFQILEATEEVNQNQKIILVSEIEKYFKGNIEGKKIALWGLAFKANTDDIREASSLDNIKILLEKGAEITAYDSIAEDNVRQVLGDQISYAKDMYSALEGADCLLIATEWSEFKNPNFELMAQKMKNKAIFDGRNMFALEQVEDKGFFYKSIGRKTLR is encoded by the coding sequence GTGAATATTACGATCGTTGGAACAGGTTATGTAGGCCTGGTTACCGGAACTACTCTGGCAGAATTGGGAAACACGGTTTACTGTGTGGATATCGACGCCAAAAAAGTAGCGCGCATGAAACAGGGAAGCGTTCCTATTTATGAGCCGGGTCTCGAAGAAATGTTCCTTAGAAATATTCAGGCACAACGATTATTTTTCACCACCGACATCAAAGAAGCCCTTGACAAAAGCGAAGTCATTTATCTTGCTTTACCGACTCCACCGGGAGAAGACGGCTCTGCCGATCTTTCTTATGTGATTTCTGTAGCCAACCAAATTGGCGAAATGATGACGGACTACAAAGTGATCGTGAATAAATCTACCGTTCCGGTGGGGACTGCGGATAAAGTTCGCGAAACCATTGCTGCTAAAACAAAAATACCATTCGATGTGGTTTCTAATCCTGAATTTCTCCGGGAAGGATTTGCCGTAGAAGATTCTATGAATCCTGCGCGCGTGATCGTAGGAAGTGAATCTGAGAAAGCCCAGGAAGTGATGGCAAAGATTTATCAACCATTTACCAATACCGGAATTCCTATTATTTTCATGGATGAAAAATCTTCGGAATTAACCAAATATGCCGCGAATTCTTTTTTGGCCGTAAAGATTACTTTCATGAATGAAATCGCCAACTATTGCGAAAAAGTAGGTGCCGATGTCGACAAAGTCCGTTTAGGAATGGGTTCTGATGACCGGATCGGGCATCGGTTTCTCTTCCCGGGAATCGGTTATGGCGGAAGTTGTTTTCCGAAAGATGTGAAAGCACTCATCAAATCCGGAAAACAGGAAGGCTTTGATTTCCAGATTTTAGAAGCAACGGAAGAAGTGAATCAGAATCAAAAAATAATTCTGGTTTCTGAAATTGAAAAGTATTTTAAAGGAAATATAGAAGGAAAGAAAATTGCACTCTGGGGGCTGGCTTTTAAAGCGAATACCGACGATATCCGGGAAGCATCTTCTTTAGACAACATCAAAATTCTTCTGGAAAAAGGTGCCGAAATCACCGCTTACGATTCTATTGCCGAAGATAATGTACGCCAGGTTCTTGGAGATCAAATTTCTTATGCTAAAGATATGTACTCCGCTCTGGAAGGGGCAGACTGTCTTTTGATCGCTACAGAATGGAGTGAATTCAAAAACCCCAACTTCGAACTGATGGCGCAGAAGATGAAAAACAAAGCGATCTTCGACGGCCGGAATATGTTTGCCCTGGAACAGGTGGAAGATAAAGGGTTTTTCTACAAATCGATCGGTAGAAAAACTTTAAGATAA
- the nusA gene encoding transcription termination factor NusA: protein MDGLALIEAFGDFKEDKNISKIDLMAIIEDSLKTLLRKRFDSDDHFDVIVNPDKGDFQIFLNKTIVADEMSEDDDLEIEISEAKKIDPTFDVGEDFTVEIPIEQLGRRSILTLKQILATKLQEHNNAVLYDQFRDKIGEIVIGEVHHIRHKHVILLDDEENEFILPKENQIPSDFFKKGESVRAIVESVDFKGSKPQIIVSRTAPRFLEKLLEMEIPEIQDGTIILKKVVRIPGEKAKIAVDAYDDRIDPVGACVGVKGSRIHGVVRELKNENIDVIQWSKNPEIMVKRALGNITINKIEINEETNYALVYTPVEEISRVIGKQGQNIRLASWLSGYDIDVYRETSEDDDVELREFAGSGEGDIEQWIIDEFQKVGLNTAKSVLDKETDALVNLTDLEEETIAEVKRILKEELED, encoded by the coding sequence ATGGACGGTTTAGCATTGATTGAAGCATTTGGCGATTTCAAAGAAGACAAAAACATCAGCAAGATAGATCTGATGGCGATTATCGAAGACTCATTGAAAACTTTACTGAGAAAAAGATTCGATTCTGATGATCATTTTGATGTCATTGTAAATCCAGATAAAGGAGATTTTCAGATATTTTTAAATAAAACGATTGTAGCAGACGAAATGTCTGAAGATGATGATCTGGAAATAGAAATCTCAGAAGCAAAAAAAATAGATCCAACTTTTGACGTCGGTGAAGATTTTACCGTAGAAATTCCTATCGAACAATTAGGAAGAAGAAGTATTCTTACGCTGAAACAAATTTTGGCGACCAAACTTCAGGAACATAATAATGCGGTTTTATACGATCAGTTTAGAGATAAAATTGGTGAAATCGTAATTGGTGAAGTGCACCATATTCGTCACAAACACGTTATTTTGTTGGATGATGAAGAAAATGAATTCATCTTGCCAAAAGAAAATCAAATCCCTTCGGACTTCTTTAAAAAAGGAGAAAGCGTTCGTGCGATTGTAGAAAGTGTTGATTTTAAAGGTTCAAAACCTCAGATTATCGTTTCCAGAACGGCACCAAGATTTTTGGAGAAATTACTGGAAATGGAAATACCGGAGATCCAGGATGGTACTATTATTTTGAAAAAAGTAGTCCGTATCCCTGGTGAAAAAGCGAAAATCGCGGTAGATGCTTATGATGACAGAATCGACCCGGTTGGAGCTTGCGTTGGAGTAAAAGGCTCCAGAATTCACGGCGTTGTCCGCGAGTTGAAAAACGAAAACATTGATGTTATTCAGTGGTCAAAAAACCCTGAAATCATGGTGAAAAGAGCCTTGGGAAATATTACCATTAATAAAATTGAGATCAATGAAGAAACGAACTATGCATTGGTTTATACACCGGTAGAAGAAATTTCGAGAGTCATTGGTAAGCAAGGTCAAAACATCAGATTGGCTTCCTGGTTAAGCGGTTACGACATTGATGTATACCGGGAGACAAGTGAAGATGATGATGTTGAATTAAGAGAATTCGCAGGATCCGGCGAAGGGGATATCGAACAGTGGATTATCGACGAGTTCCAGAAAGTAGGCCTGAATACCGCAAAAAGTGTTCTGGATAAAGAAACCGACGCGTTGGTTAATTTAACAGATTTAGAAGAAGAAACCATTGCGGAGGTAAAACGCATCCTGAAAGAAGAGTTAGAAGACTAA
- the rimP gene encoding ribosome assembly cofactor RimP: MEFKAQIEQLLNDFLAEREDLFLIDIKFSVTDHIRVILDGDHGVTLQDCLDASRAIEFNMDRDEHDFSMEVMSAGLSEPLNMPRQYRKNIGRSLELVMNDSSEIEGELTKVEEDKITLVLKYRKPKEIGKGKVDVVEEKEIPYSDIKKALVAIKF; this comes from the coding sequence ATGGAGTTTAAAGCGCAAATAGAACAACTATTAAACGATTTTTTAGCAGAAAGAGAAGATCTTTTTTTGATTGATATTAAATTTTCTGTGACCGATCATATTCGGGTGATTTTAGATGGTGACCATGGAGTGACGCTTCAGGACTGTTTAGATGCAAGCCGCGCGATTGAATTCAATATGGATCGTGATGAACATGATTTTTCGATGGAAGTGATGAGCGCCGGATTAAGTGAACCACTTAATATGCCAAGGCAATACCGTAAAAACATTGGCAGATCCCTGGAGTTGGTAATGAATGATTCTTCGGAAATTGAAGGCGAGTTAACGAAAGTGGAGGAAGATAAAATCACCTTGGTTCTGAAATACCGAAAACCAAAAGAAATAGGAAAAGGAAAAGTAGATGTGGTTGAAGAAAAAGAGATCCCTTATTCCGATATTAAAAAAGCACTTGTTGCGATAAAGTTCTAA